Proteins encoded together in one Ipomoea triloba cultivar NCNSP0323 chromosome 4, ASM357664v1 window:
- the LOC116016241 gene encoding putative late blight resistance protein homolog R1A-3, which translates to MEAAGKLQNVSEKGGHATQRYLLSATKEHKDLSQWKMAYPLEDDPLQCLENIENNENFTFTAPLRSLKVELRFLKTFFWCMANRSADRNPKSKRFLSVIEGVIVEARNHLHSQYCNSTNAYLEDEADSCCNDILEKINKYKTGVRDFYTSIPPYRSRTNTTSIGDETSADIIQSLIDNMSDLLHHKTNLIASVKEKIKSLEEKLRYLRSFVKFTKANCVEQDKMEDLLTHIHDVVADKAAYLSYQCWVYTIDANGAHGMNLKLTGLLENIKPHKPEVTGIYTGVLKALMASRSSSSMMQDEFVAGFVNFLLEDLIELTNLKKNNLVKENKKKEKGKMKNSSMAPMKDQIDSLHKELRFLIAFFIDPPKQYAQNFTLTRLLVRIEAMIKEAGSTIFHARELHFTLPYLLEKMGKASTEIREVFITFPRSSYTNFPKTDELGFIDSLLHHLKELVYYKIVSDGSLKDQIKIIQQDLVFLRDLLHDSAEQCDELTNLRRNTMQEAYRVEYTLHSLLVGDHTLWSHILDDLIYEIRLIKRKASHIMSHKKTSNIGHPPVARAPSRQNSEASTPKIQDVVVGLEGEVKDLVSRLTSKGQQDVVSIVGMPGLGKTTLAKKVYSNNRITKHFDVQAWCCISQQYDKGEVLLELLSQVSEQDNHFKNMSSGDLAHKLHQSLLGKRYLIVMDDVWNIQAWEDISRSFPDENNGSKILLTSRVKAIASEIKHGSTPHCLRFLSNDKCWELLQKKIFGNGIFPPELHQVGRKIADKCEGLPLYVVLVAGLLLRTHKTEECWNQVFEKLNLTVSGEAKECTDVLELSYQHLPDHLKCCFLYLGAFPEDKEIPVSKLTRLWIAEGFVKESKTRSMEEVGEDYLMDLIDRSLVLVAKIRSQGGVKACRVHDLLRDFCLVKAKQENFLHWVDGDSSLPPYPEDHGIDPHHSPSSGSPVYEHHRLCIYSKRNQLLSARPSGPCARTLLIFARPDWHPQQEYNVSTIFHGFKLLKVLDLGCINMGQSFPSQIELLVQLRYLAVWGSMKEVPSSIENLWNLQTFLVKGTMKRVAMPMNLWDMPKLKHVHVPPFCLHKYDQDFLDNNVETLSTLSLRGGKETENLMRIFHRLRKLTCRFSRSRGGTNQFPALDFLERLEALKVIYDGSGRNRCDLHFPLNLKKLTLSKFGLPWAKISAIQRLWGLEVLKLLNGAFAGEEWDMTSEDEDENCKSFPNLRFLKLDSLDLVRWNAEGHSFPRLQHLVLRNCKKLQEIPSGFADNNTLQTIEVGRCTVEAASSAKQIQEEQKGLGNEKVEVLIYPRQHNI; encoded by the exons aTGGAGGCTGCTGGCAAG CTGCAAAATGTATCAGAAAAAGGAGGCCATGCAACTCAGAGATATTTGTTAAGTGCAACAAAAGAG CATAAAGACCTCTCACAGTGGAAGATGGCTTATCCTTTAGAAGATGATCCCTTGCAGTGCCTGGAGAACATTGAGAATAATGAGAATTTTACCTTTACTGCTCCACTAAGGTCCCTTAAGGTGGAGCTGAGATTCTTGAAGACTTTCTTCTGGTGCATGGCTAATAGATCAGCTGATAGGAATCCAAAGTCGAAACGCTTCTTGTCAGTTATTGAAGGTGTTATTGTTGAAGCGAGAAATCACCTTCACTCCCAATACTGCAATTCTACAAATGCTTATTTGGAAGACGAGGCAGATTCTTGCTGTAATGATATTCTGGAAAAGATCAACAAGTACAAGACAGGAGTTAGAGATTTTTATACATCCATTCCACCATACAGGTCAAGAACTAATACTACTTCAATAGGTGATGAAACTTCAGCAGACATCATCCAATCCCTCATAGATAATATGAGTGATCTGTTACACCATAAAACCAACTTGATTGCCTCTGTGAAGGAAAAGATCAAATCCCTAGAAGAGAAGCTCAGATATCTAAGGTCCTTTGTCAAGTTTACTAAAGCCAACTGCGTTGAGCAAGACAAAATGGAGGATCTGTTAACTCATATCCACGATGTTGTGGCTGACAAAGCAGCATATCTTTCTTACCAGTGTTGGGTGTATACCATTGATGCAAATGGAGCACATGGAATGAATTTGAAGCTTACTGGTCTGCTAGAGAATATCAAGCCTCACAAGCCGGAGGTCACCGGGATTTACACTGGTGTCCTTAAAGCTTTAATGGcatcaagatcatcatctagCATGATGCAGGATGAATTTGTTGCAGGCTTTGTCAACTTTCTTTTGGAAGATCTGATTGAGCTGACCAACTTGAAGAAGAATAACTTGgtaaaagaaaacaagaaaaaggaGAAGGGAAAGATGAAGAACAGCTCTATGGCTCCTATGAAAGATCAAATTGACAGTCTTCACAAGGAGCTTAGGTTCCTGATTGCTTTTTTCATTGATCCCCCAAAACAATATGCCCAGAATTTCACACTAACTCGTCTCTTGGTTCGTATAGAGGCTATGATTAAGGAGGCAGGATCAACCATTTTTCATGCTAGGGAACTTCATTTCACACTACCATATTTGTTAGAAAAGATGGGAAAAGCAAGCACCGAAATCAGAGAAGTATTCATCACTTTCCCAAGGAGTTCCTACACTAACTTCCCAAAGACTGATGAGCTGGGGTTTATTGATTCTCTCTTGCATCATTTGAAGGAGTTGGTTTACTATAAGATTGTTTCAGATGGCTCTCTCAAggaccaaattaaaataattcagcAAGACCTAGTATTCCTTAGAGATTTGCTTCATGATTCTGCAGAGCAGTGTGATGAACTGACCAATCTTAGGAGGAATACTATGCAAGAGGCCTATAGGGTGGAATACACCCTCCACTCACTTTTAGTTGGTGACCATACTTTATGGAGTCACATTTTGGATGATCTTATATATGAAATCCGGCTAATTAAGAGAAAGGCAAGTCATATTATGAGCCACAAGAAAACTAGCAATATTGGACACCCACCTGTTGCAAGGGCTCCTAGTCGCCAGAATTCAGAAGCCAGTACTCCCAAAATTCAAGATGTAGTGGTGGGTTTGGAGGGTGAAGTTAAAGACTTGGTGAGTCGTCTTACTAGCAAAGGACAACAGGATGTGGTATCGATTGTTGGCATGCCTGGACTTGGTAAAACAACTCTGGCCAAGAAAGTTTACAGTAACAACAGAATCACCAAGCACTTTGATGTTCAAGCCTGGTGTTGTATTTCTCAACAATATGATAAAGGAGAGGTGTTGCTTGAGCTACTAAGTCAAGTTAGCGAGCAAGATAACCATTTCAAAAACATGAGCAGTGGTGATTTAGCTCACAAGCTACATCAAAGCTTGTTGGGAAAAAGGTATCTCATTGTCATGGATGACGTATGGAATATCCAGGCCTGGGAAGACATAAGTAGATCTTTTCCGGATGAAAACAATGGAAGTAAAATCTTGTTGACTAGTCGAGTAAAAGCAATAGCCTCAGAAATAAAGCATGGTAGCACCCCACATTGCCTTCGGTTTCTATCCAACGATAAATGCTGGGAATTGTTACAAAAGAAGATATTTGGAAATGGGATTTTTCCTCCAGAATTGCATCAAGTTGGACGGAAAATTGCAGATAAGTGTGAAGGACTTCCACTGTATGTTGTTCTGGTGGCAGGACTGTTACTGAGGACACACAAAACAGAAGAATGTTGGAACCAAGTCTttgaaaagttaaatttaaCTGTATCTGGAGAGGCAAAAGAATGCACTGATGTACTCGAACTCAGTTATCAGCATTTGCCTGATCATTTGAAATGCTGTTTTCTGTATCTTGGAGCATTCCCAGAGGACAAAGAAATTCCAGTTTCGAAGCTGACAAGGTTATGGATTGCTGAGGGATTTGTCAAAGAAAGTAAGACGAGGAGCATGGAGGAGGTTGGCGAAGATTACTTGATGGATCTTATCGATCGAAGCCTGGTTTTAGTAGCCAAAATAAGATCCCAAGGAGGAGTGAAAGCCTGTCGGGTTCATGATTTACTGCGAGATTTCTGCCTCGTGAAAGCAAAAcaagaaaatttcctgcactGGGTAGATGGGGATTCAAGCCTCCCACCTTATCCAGAAGACCATGGCATTGATCCTCACCATTCTCCATCTTCTGGCTCTCCAGTATATGAGCACCATCGACTATGCATTTACTCTAAAAGAAATCAGCTTCTATCTGCCAGGCCTTCTGGTCCGTGTGCCCGAACTCTGCTAATATTTGCCCGTCCTGATTGGCACCCGCAGCAGGAGTACAACGTCTCAACCATTTTCCATGGATTCAAACTTCTGAAAGTATTGGATTTGGGGTGCATCAATATGGGCCAGTCTTTCCCCAGTCAAATAGAGCTGCTAGTTCAACTGAGATACTTGGCTGTTTGGGGGAGTATGAAGGAAGTCCCATCTTCAATAGAAAACCTCTGGAACCTGCAAACGTTTCTTGTGAAAGGAACAATGAAAAGAGTTGCAATGCCCATGAATCTATGGGACATGCCGAAGCTAAAACATGTGCATGTGCCTCCATTTTGTCTGCACAAGTATGATCAAGATTTTCTTGACAACAATGTTGAGACTCTCTCCACACTATCTCTCAGAGGTGGGAAAGAAACTGAGAACTTAATGAGGATATTCCACAGGCTTCGAAAACTAACATGCAGATTCTCAAGGTCTAGAGGTGGCACCAATCAGTTTCCAGCGCTTGACTTTCTTGAAAGACTTGAAGCACTCAAGGTAATATATGATGGCAGTGGACGGAACCGGTGCGACCTCCATTTCCCTCTGAACCTCAAAAAGCTGACTCTCTCGAAATTTGGCTTGCCATGGGCTAAAATCTCAGCAATTCAGAGGCTTTGGGGCCTGGAAGTTCTGAAACTACTAAACGGGGCTTTTGCAGGGGAAGAGTGGGACATGACaagtgaggatgaggatgaaaaCTGCAAAAGCTTTCCTAATCTCAGATTCTTGAAACTGGACTCCCTTGACCTTGTTCGATGGAACGCCGAAGGCCATAGCTTCCCCCGGCTTCAGCATCTGGTGCTGAGGAACTGTAAAAAGCTTCAGGAGATCCCGTCTGGGTTTGCAGACAACAATACGTTACAGACGATAGAGGTGGGCCGGTGCACCGTCGAAGCTGCATCTTCAGCCAAGCAAATCCAGGAGGAACAAAAGGGTCTTGGAAATGAGAAGGTGGAGGTTCTCATTTATCCTCGACAACACAACATATAA
- the LOC116017502 gene encoding protein EMSY-LIKE 3-like isoform X1, whose protein sequence is MPGDMEMQIHHIEQEAYTSVLRAFKAQADAITWEQESLITELRKELRVSDEEHRELLSRVNADDIIGKIRQWRKRKASGFQPGMASGGLQPSHDQVPSSTSSSHKKKKKSKASLPLVAPSPACNLSNKPSSSIPKRGLSRTEGKNPQPSMQYPVTGFSGRHQAPPVQTSSGPVGTANFDPLIRRKVLSRTEDENIYEAFITDYNPLEISPDDIQLESDGPRKSSKGSHNGKNQASKKSVVRGGASAGSGRGKGVKKSQLENNIIPTQSGTGKGSMGDIEILHTDTLLEQVEKVCAYYPEPDVIEKSKKVLKEHEQALVDAIGRLEEASDGESVHKTVSGRRT, encoded by the exons ATGCCTGGCGATATGGAGATGCAAATACATCACATTGAGCAAGAAGCATACACTTCAGTGTTGCGTGCCTTTAAAGCTCAAGCCGATGCCATTACTTGG gAGCAAGAAAGTTTAATTACTGAACTTAGGAAAGAGCTAAGAGTATCGGATGAGGAACACAGAGAGCTTCTGTCTAGGGTCAATGCCGACGACATCATTGGGAAGATAAG GCAATGGAGGAAGAGGAAAGCAAGCGGTTTTCAACCTGGGATGGCAAGTGGTGGGCTTCAGCCTTCCCATGATCAGGTGCCAAGTTCAACTTCATCATcacacaagaaaaagaaaaagtcaaaagCGTCATTACCCTTGGTTGCACCATCTCCAGCATGTAATCTATCTAATAAACCATCTTCATCAATCCCCAAAAGAGGCCTCTCAAGAACTGAGGGAAAAAACCCACAGCCT TCCATGCAGTACCCAGTTACAGGTTTCAGTGGAAGGCACCAAGCTCCTCCTGTTCAGACTTCTTCAGGCCCAGTTGGGACAGCAAACTTTGATCCATTAATTCGAAGAAAAGTTTTGTCAAGGACTGAAGATGAAAACATCTATGAGGCTTTTATAACAGACTATAATCCACTGGAA ATATCACCTGATGACATTCAGTTGGAAAGTGATGGTCCTAGAAAGTCTTCCAAAGGTTCCCATAATGGAAAAAATCAAGCATCGAAGAAGTCTGTGGTTCGTGGAGGTGCATCTGCTGGTTCTGGAAGGGGTAAAGGAGTTAAGAAGTCTCAGTTAGAGAACAATATCATTCCAACACAAAGTGGCACTGGGAAGGGATCTATGGGTGACATTGAAATACTTCACACTGATACTCTCTTAGAACAG GTGGAGAAAGTTTGTGCGTATTATCCAGAACCTGATGTAATAGAGAAATCAAAGAAAGTTCTCAAA GAACATGAACAAGCCCTTGTTGATGCGATTGGGAGGCTTGAAGAGGCATCTGATGGTGAAAGTG TTCACAAGACTGTAAGTGGAAGAAGAACATGA
- the LOC116017502 gene encoding protein EMSY-LIKE 3-like isoform X2, with protein MPGDMEMQIHHIEQEAYTSVLRAFKAQADAITWEQESLITELRKELRVSDEEHRELLSRVNADDIIGKIRQWRKRKASGFQPGMASGGLQPSHDQVPSSTSSSHKKKKKSKASLPLVAPSPACNLSNKPSSSIPKRGLSRTEGKNPQPYPVTGFSGRHQAPPVQTSSGPVGTANFDPLIRRKVLSRTEDENIYEAFITDYNPLEISPDDIQLESDGPRKSSKGSHNGKNQASKKSVVRGGASAGSGRGKGVKKSQLENNIIPTQSGTGKGSMGDIEILHTDTLLEQVEKVCAYYPEPDVIEKSKKVLKEHEQALVDAIGRLEEASDGESVHKTVSGRRT; from the exons ATGCCTGGCGATATGGAGATGCAAATACATCACATTGAGCAAGAAGCATACACTTCAGTGTTGCGTGCCTTTAAAGCTCAAGCCGATGCCATTACTTGG gAGCAAGAAAGTTTAATTACTGAACTTAGGAAAGAGCTAAGAGTATCGGATGAGGAACACAGAGAGCTTCTGTCTAGGGTCAATGCCGACGACATCATTGGGAAGATAAG GCAATGGAGGAAGAGGAAAGCAAGCGGTTTTCAACCTGGGATGGCAAGTGGTGGGCTTCAGCCTTCCCATGATCAGGTGCCAAGTTCAACTTCATCATcacacaagaaaaagaaaaagtcaaaagCGTCATTACCCTTGGTTGCACCATCTCCAGCATGTAATCTATCTAATAAACCATCTTCATCAATCCCCAAAAGAGGCCTCTCAAGAACTGAGGGAAAAAACCCACAGCCT TACCCAGTTACAGGTTTCAGTGGAAGGCACCAAGCTCCTCCTGTTCAGACTTCTTCAGGCCCAGTTGGGACAGCAAACTTTGATCCATTAATTCGAAGAAAAGTTTTGTCAAGGACTGAAGATGAAAACATCTATGAGGCTTTTATAACAGACTATAATCCACTGGAA ATATCACCTGATGACATTCAGTTGGAAAGTGATGGTCCTAGAAAGTCTTCCAAAGGTTCCCATAATGGAAAAAATCAAGCATCGAAGAAGTCTGTGGTTCGTGGAGGTGCATCTGCTGGTTCTGGAAGGGGTAAAGGAGTTAAGAAGTCTCAGTTAGAGAACAATATCATTCCAACACAAAGTGGCACTGGGAAGGGATCTATGGGTGACATTGAAATACTTCACACTGATACTCTCTTAGAACAG GTGGAGAAAGTTTGTGCGTATTATCCAGAACCTGATGTAATAGAGAAATCAAAGAAAGTTCTCAAA GAACATGAACAAGCCCTTGTTGATGCGATTGGGAGGCTTGAAGAGGCATCTGATGGTGAAAGTG TTCACAAGACTGTAAGTGGAAGAAGAACATGA
- the LOC116017503 gene encoding uncharacterized protein LOC116017503 has product MDKKYAVQYCTVETSDGCSLHARIFYSRREEAEVVGERNLVLVLVHPYSILGGCQGLLGGIAGGLAHAGYKAVTFDMRGVGRSTGKPSLTGFKEIRDVVAVCQWVSRNLDTDRILLVGSSAGAPIAGSAVDQVDQIVGYVSIGYPFGFLASVLFGRHHKAILKSPKPKLFIMGTQDGFTSVKQLKNKLSGAAGRTESHLVEGVGHFELEGPAYDDAMVNLTLDFIRSL; this is encoded by the exons ATGGATAAAAAGTATGCAGTGCAGTATTGCACAGTGGAGACCAGTGATGGGTGCAGTCTCCACGCAAGAATCTTCTATTCACGAAGAGAAGAAGCAGAAGTGGTTGGGGAAAGGAACttggtgttggtgttggtgcACCCATACTCCATATTGGGTGGATGTCAAGGTCTCTTAGGTGGGATTGCAGGAGGGTTAGCGCACGCAGGTTATAAAGCTGTCACCTTTGACATGAGAGGCGTGGGCAGATCCACAGGGAAGCCGTCTCTCACTGGCTTCAAGGAAATCAGGGATGTTGTTGCTGTTTGCCAATGGGTCAGTCGAAATCTGGACACTGATAGGATTTTATTGGTGGGCTCTTCTGCAG GTGCACCAATTGCTGGCTCTGCTGTAGATCAAGTTGATCAAATTGTGGGATATGTGAGCATAGGGTATCCTTTTGGCTTCTTGGCCTCAGTCCTATTTGGACGACATCACAAGGCCATACTGAAGTCACCGAAACCAAAGCTGTTCATTATGGGAACTCAAGATGGGTTCACCAGTGTCAAGCAGCTGAAGAACAAACTAAGTGGTGCAGCTGGACGCACGGAGTCCCATCTTGTAGAAGGAGTAGGCCATTTCGAATTGGAAGGGCCGGCCTACGATGATGCCATGGTGAACTTGACCTTGGACTTTATTAGATCATTGTAG